From a single Vanessa atalanta chromosome 26, ilVanAtal1.2, whole genome shotgun sequence genomic region:
- the LOC125073872 gene encoding uncharacterized protein LOC125073872 — translation MKITFLFVILLTYKVSTQHNGILSRYKRDSAGALNIVTNHAPAIHADVKDDNSGATDKVTAPKDTLYDGKSLRKSLPLTTKLDLVRAVSRVVTLITLLFSAIVEFYPFVQHMYVMIDE, via the exons ATGAAAATAACAttcctttttgttattttattaacttataaagtTTCTACACAGCACAATGGAATt TTATCCAGATACAAGCGAGACTCAGCAGGTGCTTTGAACATTGTCACAAATCATGCTCCGGCTATCCACGCTGACGTAAAGGATGATAACTCGGGTGCAACTGATAAG GTAACAGCACCCAAGGACACACTCTACGATGGTAAGTCGTTGAGGAAGTCGCTGCCTCTGACCACTAAGCTGGACCTGGTCCGTGCTGTGAGCCGAGTCGTAACTTTAATAACTTTGCTGTTCTCCGCTATTGTTGAATTTTATCCTTTTGTACAACACATGTATGTAATGATAGatgag